Proteins found in one Geomonas subterranea genomic segment:
- a CDS encoding response regulator: MIRLVIADDHPLILNGLTGLFNFEEDFEVLASCSNGAEALEEIRRQRPDVAVLDIRMPGLTGIQVARRVTEERLGARLVLLTAALEDEDMLDAVMLGIQGVVLKEMAPQFLVQCIRKVHAGEQWLERRSAKQALEKLLKREAGGREVANLLTQREVELVRMVAGGSRNKEIADRLCISEGTVKVHLHNIYQKVNVDGRLALLRYAQEKGLV; encoded by the coding sequence ATGATTCGACTGGTCATCGCCGACGACCACCCGCTGATCCTTAACGGACTGACCGGACTGTTCAACTTCGAGGAGGATTTCGAGGTGCTGGCCAGTTGCAGCAACGGCGCTGAGGCGCTGGAAGAGATCCGCCGGCAGCGCCCCGACGTGGCGGTGCTCGACATCCGCATGCCGGGGCTGACCGGCATCCAGGTGGCACGCAGGGTGACCGAGGAACGGCTCGGCGCGCGGTTGGTCCTGCTCACCGCGGCCCTGGAGGACGAGGATATGCTGGACGCGGTCATGCTCGGCATCCAGGGGGTGGTCCTGAAGGAGATGGCGCCTCAGTTCCTGGTGCAGTGCATCAGGAAGGTGCACGCCGGCGAACAGTGGCTTGAGCGCCGTTCGGCCAAGCAGGCACTGGAAAAGCTCCTGAAGCGCGAAGCGGGGGGGCGCGAGGTGGCCAACCTCCTCACCCAGCGCGAGGTCGAGCTGGTACGCATGGTGGCAGGCGGGTCGCGCAACAAGGAGATCGCCGACAGGCTCTGCATCAGCGAGGGGACGGTCAAGGTCCACCTGCACAACATCTACCAGAAGGTCAACGTCGACGGCAGGCTCGCACTGTTGCGCTACGCACAGGAAAAAGGATTGGTCTAG
- a CDS encoding hydrogenase small subunit: MSTTRTEPCNETRGDTQRNEDLSISQILKERGVSRRDFLKFCSTVTAALALPPSFAPSVARALDEVKRPPLVWLEFQGCTGDSEALLRSANPTVAEIILDILSVDYHETIMAAAGHQAEAALEKTITDYKGKYFAVIEGSIPMKDGGVYGCVGGKSNLERARQVCGGAAATIAIGNCASYGGIPAAAPNPTGAVGVKEAVPGATVINLPGCPCNADNLTATIVHYLVFNKIPALDGHGRPLFAYGKRIHDNCERRPHFDAGQYVERWGDDGHRKGYCLYKMGCKGPATFHNCPTQRYNEKTAWPIGSGHPCVGCAEPQFWDVMSPMYKRLPNVPGFGIEHTADAIGLGLAAGAAGAFVVHGALSAMRKDKEPGEDAKEE, encoded by the coding sequence ATGAGCACGACGAGAACGGAGCCGTGTAACGAAACACGGGGAGATACCCAGCGCAATGAGGATCTCTCCATCAGCCAGATACTGAAGGAGCGCGGCGTCTCGCGACGCGACTTCCTCAAGTTCTGCTCTACGGTCACGGCGGCCCTGGCGCTGCCACCTTCCTTCGCCCCGTCCGTGGCCCGGGCGCTGGACGAGGTGAAACGTCCCCCCCTGGTCTGGCTCGAATTCCAGGGGTGTACCGGCGACAGCGAGGCGCTCCTGCGCTCGGCCAACCCCACGGTCGCCGAGATCATCCTCGACATCCTGTCGGTCGACTACCACGAGACCATCATGGCCGCCGCCGGGCACCAGGCGGAGGCCGCGCTGGAGAAGACCATCACCGACTACAAGGGGAAGTACTTCGCCGTCATCGAGGGCTCCATCCCGATGAAGGACGGCGGGGTCTACGGCTGCGTGGGGGGGAAGTCGAACCTGGAACGCGCCCGCCAGGTCTGCGGCGGCGCCGCGGCCACCATCGCCATCGGCAACTGCGCCTCGTACGGCGGGATTCCCGCGGCCGCCCCCAACCCGACCGGCGCGGTGGGGGTCAAGGAGGCGGTCCCCGGCGCCACGGTGATCAACCTCCCCGGCTGCCCCTGCAACGCCGACAACCTGACCGCCACCATCGTGCACTACCTGGTCTTCAACAAGATCCCCGCTCTCGACGGCCACGGCCGGCCGCTCTTCGCCTACGGCAAGCGCATCCACGACAACTGCGAACGGCGCCCGCACTTCGACGCCGGACAGTACGTGGAACGCTGGGGGGACGACGGGCACCGCAAGGGGTACTGCCTCTACAAGATGGGGTGCAAGGGCCCCGCGACCTTCCACAACTGTCCCACCCAGCGCTACAACGAGAAGACCGCCTGGCCCATCGGCTCGGGTCACCCCTGCGTCGGCTGCGCCGAGCCCCAGTTCTGGGACGTCATGTCCCCCATGTACAAGAGGCTTCCCAACGTGCCGGGCTTCGGCATCGAGCACACCGCCGACGCCATCGGCCTCGGGCTCGCCGCGGGTGCTGCGGGCGCCTTCGTGGTGCACGGAGCGCTTTCCGCCATGAGAAAGGACAAGGAACCGGGCGAGGACGCCAAGGAGGAGTAA
- a CDS encoding nickel-dependent hydrogenase large subunit — protein MTKIVVDPITRIEGHLRVEAEVSGGKISNAWVSGTMFRGIETILKGRDPRDAWYWTQRFCGVCTTVHSIASIRAVEDALKIPVPPNAQLIRNIIIAIQNTQDHVIHFYHLHALDWVDITSGLKADPVKTAQLAASISDWPNNSPTYFKSVQDKVKAFVGSGRLGPFANAYWGHPAYKLPPEANLMATAHYLEALEWQKDIIKIHAILGSKNPHPQTFLVGGMSIPIDPDSQNALNADKLIEIKRLLHKAQEFVEKVYIPDLLAVASFYKDWAGIGAGVGNYMCYAEFPDANGKPWLPGGAILNRDISKVVPLDQKKITEHVEHSWYQDAGSDGKGLHPWEGSSEPNYTGPKPPYQYLDTDKKYSWVKAPRYEEKPMEVGPLSRVLVAYVSGHKETKTAVDLVLKKLGVGPEALFSTLGRTGARGIDCLVIAQQAPKWLDELIGNIAKGDLRIHSNELWDPATWPAEAHGYGWHEAPRGGLGHWIKIKDQKILNYQAVVPSTWNASPRDGKGQAGPYEAALLGTPVADPEKPLEILRTIHSFDPCLACAVHVLDATGREMVRVKAS, from the coding sequence ATGACCAAGATCGTTGTCGACCCGATCACCAGGATCGAAGGGCACCTGCGCGTCGAGGCGGAAGTCTCCGGCGGCAAGATCAGCAATGCCTGGGTCTCGGGCACCATGTTCCGCGGCATAGAGACGATCCTCAAGGGGCGCGACCCGCGCGACGCCTGGTACTGGACCCAGCGCTTCTGCGGCGTCTGCACCACGGTGCACTCCATCGCCTCCATCCGAGCCGTCGAGGACGCGCTGAAGATCCCGGTCCCCCCCAACGCGCAGCTGATCCGCAACATCATCATCGCCATCCAGAACACCCAGGACCACGTGATCCACTTCTACCACCTGCACGCCCTGGACTGGGTGGACATCACCTCGGGGCTGAAGGCCGACCCGGTGAAGACCGCGCAGCTCGCCGCCTCCATCTCGGACTGGCCCAACAACTCGCCGACCTACTTCAAGTCCGTGCAGGACAAGGTGAAGGCATTCGTCGGTTCCGGGCGGCTCGGCCCCTTCGCCAACGCCTACTGGGGGCACCCGGCCTACAAGCTCCCGCCGGAGGCGAACCTGATGGCCACCGCCCACTACCTGGAGGCGCTGGAGTGGCAAAAGGACATCATCAAGATCCACGCCATCCTGGGGAGCAAGAACCCGCACCCGCAGACCTTCCTGGTGGGTGGGATGTCGATCCCCATCGACCCGGACTCGCAAAACGCGCTCAACGCCGACAAGCTGATCGAGATAAAGCGCCTGCTGCACAAGGCCCAGGAATTCGTGGAGAAGGTCTACATCCCGGACCTTTTGGCGGTCGCCTCCTTCTACAAGGATTGGGCGGGGATCGGCGCCGGGGTCGGCAATTACATGTGCTACGCCGAGTTCCCCGACGCCAATGGGAAACCGTGGCTCCCCGGCGGCGCCATCCTGAACCGGGACATCTCCAAGGTGGTGCCGCTGGACCAGAAGAAGATCACCGAGCACGTGGAACATTCCTGGTACCAGGATGCCGGCAGTGACGGCAAGGGACTGCACCCCTGGGAAGGCTCCAGCGAGCCCAACTACACCGGCCCCAAGCCCCCCTACCAGTACCTCGACACGGACAAGAAATACTCCTGGGTCAAGGCGCCGCGCTACGAGGAGAAACCGATGGAGGTTGGGCCGCTCTCCCGCGTGCTGGTCGCCTACGTCTCGGGGCACAAGGAGACCAAGACGGCGGTGGACCTGGTGCTGAAGAAACTGGGTGTCGGCCCGGAGGCGCTCTTCTCCACCCTCGGTCGGACCGGCGCCCGCGGCATCGACTGCCTGGTCATCGCGCAGCAGGCCCCCAAGTGGCTGGACGAGCTGATCGGCAACATCGCCAAGGGAGACCTGAGGATCCATTCCAACGAGCTGTGGGACCCGGCGACCTGGCCGGCCGAGGCGCACGGCTACGGCTGGCACGAGGCGCCGCGCGGAGGGTTGGGGCACTGGATCAAGATCAAGGACCAGAAGATCCTCAACTACCAGGCGGTGGTCCCCTCCACCTGGAACGCCTCGCCCCGCGACGGCAAGGGGCAGGCGGGGCCCTACGAGGCGGCCCTTCTGGGAACGCCGGTGGCGGACCCGGAAAAGCCGCTCGAGATCCTGCGTACCATCCACTCCTTCGACCCCTGCCTGGCCTGCGCCGTGCACGTCCTCGACGCCACCGGCAGGGAGATGGTCAGGGTGAAGGCATCCTAG
- the cybH gene encoding Ni/Fe-hydrogenase, b-type cytochrome subunit, which yields MSDRCKFKQYVWELPLRWFHWINVLAIVLLSGTGFLIGHPVTLGASASDYAMGWIRLIHFVAAYAFTVSVASRVVWSFIGNEHASWRAFFPMFSATGREKLRHMIRYYTLQTHQVPETVGHNPLATTAYFALFLVYLGMILTGFAMYATHAPGGVMFTALGFMYSHFSLQGMRLAHHFGMWLIFGFVINHIYSAWLMDIKEHGGEISSMFSGYKFTVKKGE from the coding sequence ATGTCGGATCGTTGCAAGTTCAAGCAGTACGTCTGGGAACTGCCGCTGCGCTGGTTCCACTGGATCAACGTGCTCGCCATCGTGCTCCTGTCGGGGACTGGGTTCCTGATCGGGCACCCGGTGACCCTCGGGGCGAGCGCAAGCGACTACGCCATGGGGTGGATCCGCCTAATCCATTTCGTGGCGGCCTACGCCTTCACCGTGAGCGTCGCCTCGCGCGTGGTCTGGTCCTTCATCGGCAACGAGCACGCCAGCTGGCGCGCCTTCTTCCCGATGTTCAGCGCCACGGGGAGAGAAAAGCTCCGGCACATGATACGCTACTACACGCTGCAGACGCACCAGGTGCCGGAAACGGTGGGGCACAACCCGCTGGCGACCACCGCCTATTTCGCGCTCTTCCTGGTCTACCTGGGCATGATCCTTACCGGCTTCGCCATGTACGCCACCCACGCCCCGGGGGGCGTGATGTTCACGGCGCTTGGCTTCATGTACTCCCACTTCAGCCTGCAGGGGATGCGCCTGGCCCACCATTTCGGGATGTGGCTCATCTTCGGCTTCGTCATCAACCACATCTACAGCGCATGGCTGATGGACATCAAGGAGCACGGCGGAGAAATCTCCAGTATGTTCAGCGGGTACAAGTTCACCGTTAAAAAGGGAGAATAA
- a CDS encoding HyaD/HybD family hydrogenase maturation endopeptidase, translating to MAANSVKNAPKVLVLGVGNLVMGDDGVGIRVVQQLQREFLFPKSVEIVDGGTLGLDLLPVLEGRSHLIMVDAVETGKEPGTCVRLSGEELPIALETKVSPHQMGLKDLLSVARLMGQAPGKMVLIGVQPGSIEMGTELTHEVSLQVETMKGAVLKELSAFGVQCRPVSRSFSECRD from the coding sequence GTGGCGGCAAATTCCGTGAAAAACGCACCGAAGGTACTGGTGCTTGGCGTAGGAAACCTGGTGATGGGCGACGACGGCGTCGGCATCCGGGTCGTGCAGCAGCTGCAGCGGGAGTTCCTGTTCCCAAAGAGCGTGGAGATCGTTGACGGCGGCACGCTGGGGCTCGACCTCCTCCCGGTGCTGGAAGGGAGGAGCCACCTGATCATGGTGGACGCGGTGGAAACGGGGAAGGAGCCCGGAACCTGCGTGCGGCTTTCCGGCGAGGAGCTCCCGATCGCCCTGGAGACCAAGGTCTCGCCGCACCAGATGGGGCTCAAGGACCTCCTCTCGGTGGCGCGGCTCATGGGGCAGGCCCCGGGCAAGATGGTGCTGATCGGCGTTCAGCCCGGGAGCATCGAGATGGGGACCGAACTCACCCACGAGGTGTCGCTGCAGGTGGAAACCATGAAGGGGGCGGTACTGAAGGAACTTTCCGCCTTCGGCGTCCAGTGCCGCCCCGTCTCCCGCTCCTTCAGCGAATGCAGGGACTAG
- a CDS encoding c-type cytochrome translates to MPLPPPLPGRHIAACLAACLGMAALLGGCTESQKTGSPPVASERGAQLFKVRCAPCHPDGGNVINPRKTLHGGVLADNGIASPSGIMNRMRNPGPGMTRFDQGTIPDSDARLIAEYILATYR, encoded by the coding sequence GTGCCGCTGCCGCCACCGTTACCGGGCCGCCACATCGCCGCCTGCCTCGCCGCCTGCCTCGGCATGGCCGCGCTCCTTGGCGGCTGCACCGAGTCTCAGAAAACCGGCTCCCCGCCTGTGGCCAGCGAGCGCGGAGCGCAGCTGTTCAAGGTGCGCTGCGCCCCCTGCCACCCCGACGGCGGCAACGTCATCAATCCCAGGAAGACCCTGCACGGCGGCGTGCTCGCCGACAACGGCATCGCCTCGCCCTCCGGCATCATGAACAGGATGCGCAACCCGGGCCCCGGGATGACACGCTTCGACCAGGGGACCATCCCGGACTCCGACGCCCGCCTCATCGCCGAGTACATCCTCGCCACCTACCGCTGA
- a CDS encoding DUF350 domain-containing protein: MSHSVSFLDMLVWAGVALLVQLLAFLALRLVFADLSRSIAGDALGPAVLRGTLSLAAGILNAACLTY; this comes from the coding sequence ATCTCCCACAGCGTCTCGTTCCTGGACATGCTGGTCTGGGCCGGGGTCGCCCTCCTGGTCCAGCTGCTCGCGTTCCTGGCGCTGCGCCTGGTCTTCGCCGACTTGAGCCGTTCCATCGCCGGCGACGCGCTTGGGCCCGCGGTTTTGCGGGGAACCCTCTCCCTTGCCGCCGGCATCCTGAACGCCGCCTGCCTCACCTACTAG
- the modA gene encoding molybdate ABC transporter substrate-binding protein: protein MKKVLIRAASSLFALLLLAAPALAGEISISAAASLKEALNELADGFSRQHPGVRIVTNYGASGTLAKQIESGAPADIFISANEVWMTYLKQRKLISSVDTLACNTLVFAGSTGKKVTGMSDLALLDRIALGSPGSVPAGEYAAGAIRQAGLEKRLSGKLIFAKDVRQSMMYAERGDVDGAFVYRTDALLGKRARILFTVPRQLYPRITYPMALTPSGAGKSEATAFFSYLKEAQAVSVLKKYGFTF from the coding sequence ATGAAGAAAGTTCTGATCCGGGCAGCATCGTCCCTCTTCGCCCTGCTTTTGCTGGCAGCACCGGCTCTCGCCGGTGAAATCTCCATCTCGGCCGCCGCGAGCCTCAAGGAAGCCCTCAACGAACTCGCCGACGGCTTTTCACGCCAGCACCCCGGAGTCAGGATCGTCACGAACTACGGCGCATCCGGCACTCTCGCCAAGCAGATCGAGAGCGGCGCCCCCGCGGACATTTTCATCTCCGCCAACGAGGTGTGGATGACCTACTTGAAGCAGAGAAAACTCATCTCCTCCGTCGACACCCTGGCCTGCAACACCCTCGTCTTCGCCGGGAGCACCGGCAAGAAGGTCACCGGCATGAGCGACCTCGCCCTCCTGGACAGAATCGCACTGGGGAGCCCCGGCAGCGTCCCCGCCGGCGAGTACGCCGCCGGGGCCATCCGGCAGGCCGGTCTTGAAAAACGGCTGAGCGGTAAACTCATCTTCGCCAAGGATGTCAGGCAGAGCATGATGTACGCGGAGCGCGGCGACGTGGACGGCGCTTTCGTCTACCGTACCGATGCCCTGCTCGGGAAACGGGCCCGCATCCTCTTCACCGTGCCGCGGCAGCTCTACCCGCGCATCACCTATCCCATGGCACTCACCCCGTCCGGGGCGGGAAAGAGCGAGGCAACCGCTTTTTTCAGTTACCTCAAAGAGGCTCAAGCTGTGTCGGTTCTGAAAAAGTACGGATTCACATTCTGA
- a CDS encoding PAS domain-containing hybrid sensor histidine kinase/response regulator, protein MPTKDSHTFHPPLPPDRNTAGSGGNAPVLEQMLADHYLKILAEAPVLIWRANTSAECDWFNDSWLSFTGRTMEQEYGNGWAEGVHTEDLQRCVDIWLGAFKKRESFEMEYRLRRHDGEFRWIMDIGRPFKAVDGSFAGYIGYCFDITDRKEAEMALVLARESAEAANRAKSDFLANMSHEIRTPMNSIMGMSQLLAFTELTPEQKEYVEGIMGSSEGLLAIINDILDLSKVEAGKIDLELHNFSIRRSINDVIKSQMSSVLGKGLFLRPEVAEDVPDTLVGDQLRLKQVLFNIVGNAVKFTNEGGVTVSVSLQEERGDVAVLKISVTDSGIGITPDAIERIFSPFGQEDSSTTRKYGGTGLGLSISSKLIELMGGRIWAESLKNAGSSFHLLIPFRRSDERPDLLAPARSGMTPLWEGEKLHILLADDQETSRNIMSRLLERFGHTLETAADGEEVLRKWREQRFDVILMDVEMPTMNGNEAMRQIREMEAPSGNRTAVIALTAHALKDQQEMFLKLGYDGYVAKPVEIASLLQELKRCLQLPAVHLEAPPDATASTAVSIDIAKLTDILSSVVPLLKQRNMGVLDTVNDLPHAGPQLPLLSQLNLQIRQFDCAGALQTVQRLCEELNIQIDQRL, encoded by the coding sequence ATGCCAACAAAAGACAGCCACACTTTCCACCCCCCCCTTCCCCCGGACAGGAACACCGCCGGCTCCGGCGGCAACGCCCCCGTCCTGGAACAGATGCTGGCGGACCATTACTTGAAAATCCTGGCCGAGGCCCCGGTGCTCATATGGCGCGCCAACACGAGCGCCGAGTGCGACTGGTTCAACGACTCCTGGCTGTCGTTCACAGGCCGGACCATGGAGCAGGAATACGGCAACGGGTGGGCCGAGGGAGTGCACACGGAGGACCTGCAGCGCTGCGTCGATATCTGGCTGGGAGCCTTCAAGAAACGGGAAAGCTTCGAGATGGAGTACCGTCTGCGCCGTCACGACGGGGAGTTCCGCTGGATCATGGATATCGGGCGCCCCTTCAAGGCCGTCGACGGCTCCTTCGCCGGCTACATCGGCTACTGCTTCGACATCACCGACCGCAAGGAGGCGGAGATGGCGCTGGTATTAGCCAGGGAGAGCGCCGAGGCGGCCAACCGGGCCAAGAGCGACTTCCTCGCCAACATGAGCCACGAGATCCGCACCCCGATGAACAGCATCATGGGGATGTCGCAACTGCTCGCCTTCACCGAACTCACCCCCGAGCAAAAGGAGTACGTCGAAGGGATCATGGGCTCCTCCGAAGGGCTTCTGGCCATCATCAACGACATCCTCGACCTCTCGAAGGTGGAGGCGGGCAAGATAGACCTGGAACTGCACAATTTCAGCATCAGGCGCAGCATCAACGACGTCATCAAGTCCCAGATGAGCTCCGTCCTGGGCAAAGGGCTGTTCCTGCGGCCGGAAGTGGCCGAGGATGTGCCCGACACCCTGGTTGGGGACCAGTTGAGGCTGAAGCAGGTGCTCTTCAACATCGTGGGCAACGCCGTCAAGTTCACCAACGAGGGGGGCGTCACCGTATCGGTCTCACTCCAGGAAGAGCGCGGGGATGTCGCGGTCCTGAAGATCAGCGTCACCGACAGCGGCATCGGCATCACTCCCGACGCCATCGAGCGCATCTTCTCCCCTTTCGGCCAGGAGGACAGCTCCACCACCCGCAAGTACGGCGGCACCGGGCTCGGGCTTTCCATCAGCAGCAAGCTGATCGAGCTCATGGGGGGGCGGATCTGGGCCGAGAGCCTCAAGAACGCGGGGAGCAGCTTCCACCTCTTGATCCCGTTCCGACGCTCCGACGAGCGGCCGGACCTGCTCGCACCGGCAAGAAGCGGCATGACACCGCTTTGGGAGGGAGAGAAGCTGCACATCCTGCTCGCGGACGACCAGGAGACCAGCCGCAATATCATGTCGCGTCTTTTGGAGCGCTTCGGACATACGCTGGAGACCGCGGCCGATGGCGAGGAGGTGCTGCGGAAATGGCGCGAGCAGCGGTTCGACGTCATCCTCATGGACGTGGAGATGCCCACCATGAACGGCAACGAGGCGATGCGCCAGATAAGGGAGATGGAAGCGCCCTCCGGTAACCGGACCGCCGTCATCGCCCTCACCGCCCACGCGCTGAAGGACCAGCAGGAGATGTTCCTGAAACTGGGGTATGACGGCTACGTGGCGAAGCCGGTGGAGATCGCATCTTTGCTGCAGGAATTGAAGCGCTGCCTGCAGCTCCCTGCGGTCCACCTGGAAGCCCCGCCCGATGCCACAGCATCCACGGCCGTGTCTATTGACATAGCGAAACTCACCGACATACTTAGCTCGGTGGTTCCACTGTTAAAGCAGAGAAACATGGGGGTGCTGGACACGGTTAACGACCTTCCCCACGCCGGTCCACAACTCCCCCTGCTGTCTCAGTTGAACCTGCAAATCAGGCAGTTTGATTGCGCCGGAGCCTTGCAGACAGTGCAAAGGTTGTGCGAGGAGTTGAACATCCAGATCGACCAGCGCCTGTAA
- a CDS encoding response regulator: MAKKTLLVVDDTIDNLIVLYKVLRAEYDVIGASNGKEALRLVEATPPDLILLDIMMPEMDGYEVCRLLKLDPRLRDIPVIFISALNEEVDETRGFEMGAVDFITKPVKPAILCRRVAVHLELRSQKEELRRQNQELQEVLSQVKELSGLLPICMTCKKIRDDQGYWNQLETYISEHSDVLFSHSYCPDCAGIALEEFLK; the protein is encoded by the coding sequence GTGGCAAAAAAAACCCTTCTTGTCGTTGACGACACCATCGACAATCTCATAGTCCTCTACAAGGTGCTTCGGGCCGAGTACGACGTCATCGGCGCCAGCAATGGCAAGGAAGCGCTGCGACTTGTCGAGGCCACCCCTCCGGACCTCATCCTGCTGGACATCATGATGCCGGAAATGGACGGCTACGAGGTCTGCCGCCTGCTGAAGCTGGACCCGCGGCTCCGTGACATACCGGTCATCTTCATCTCGGCGCTGAACGAGGAGGTCGACGAGACCCGCGGCTTCGAGATGGGCGCGGTGGACTTCATCACCAAGCCGGTCAAACCGGCGATTCTGTGTCGCCGCGTGGCGGTGCACCTGGAACTGCGCTCCCAGAAGGAGGAGCTGCGGCGCCAGAACCAGGAGCTGCAGGAGGTCCTTTCCCAGGTGAAGGAGCTCTCCGGGCTCCTCCCCATCTGCATGACCTGCAAGAAGATCCGGGACGACCAGGGGTACTGGAACCAGTTGGAAACCTACATTTCCGAGCACTCGGACGTCCTCTTCAGCCACAGTTACTGCCCCGACTGCGCCGGGATCGCCTTGGAGGAGTTTCTCAAGTAG